From the genome of Pseudomonas sp. Teo4, one region includes:
- a CDS encoding Gfo/Idh/MocA family oxidoreductase encodes MKKYNVALIGTGFMGKAHSIATAVVPILFGAPVEIERKVIVDIDEELAQNAAKQYGFTEYATDWRDVVNRPDIDIIDICTPNDTHAEIAIAAALAGKHVMCEKPMSMTVEEAQRMQEAARKTGVVTMVSYNYRHTPAVQMAKRLIEEGRIGEILNFRGYYLQDWGADPELPLSWRFNKAKAGSGTLGDIGTHVIDAARLLVGEFASVNSIVKTFIPERPLPAGRFFGPAGQASSERGKVDVDDAALTMIKFANGVYGTIEVTRNAWGHHNQLGFEIFGTKGSIAFDYQRLNELRVAFADDPKDAFGFRTIYSGPHQPFGDKLWPVAGMGQGYIDIKSIEWYNFLKAIAEKGQASPNFDDGLQIERIADAILTSGVSGEWEEIEQPA; translated from the coding sequence GTGAAAAAGTACAATGTCGCACTGATCGGCACTGGCTTCATGGGCAAAGCCCATTCTATCGCCACTGCAGTTGTTCCAATCCTGTTCGGTGCCCCAGTCGAAATCGAGCGTAAAGTAATTGTCGATATCGATGAAGAACTAGCGCAAAACGCGGCGAAGCAGTACGGTTTCACCGAATACGCTACCGACTGGCGTGATGTTGTTAACCGTCCAGATATCGACATCATCGATATCTGTACCCCAAACGATACTCACGCCGAAATCGCCATTGCTGCGGCCCTGGCAGGCAAGCATGTGATGTGCGAAAAACCGATGTCGATGACTGTTGAAGAAGCTCAGCGCATGCAGGAAGCAGCGCGGAAAACCGGTGTTGTTACCATGGTTTCTTACAACTATCGTCACACCCCAGCCGTGCAGATGGCCAAGCGTCTGATCGAGGAAGGCCGTATCGGCGAGATCCTGAACTTCCGTGGCTACTACCTGCAAGATTGGGGCGCTGATCCTGAGCTGCCGCTGTCCTGGCGTTTCAATAAGGCCAAGGCTGGCTCGGGCACCCTGGGTGATATCGGTACCCACGTAATCGATGCTGCTCGACTTCTGGTGGGCGAGTTCGCCTCGGTGAACTCGATCGTCAAAACCTTCATCCCAGAACGCCCACTGCCGGCCGGTCGTTTCTTCGGCCCAGCAGGTCAAGCGTCTAGCGAACGTGGCAAGGTGGATGTGGATGACGCCGCTCTGACCATGATCAAGTTTGCAAATGGTGTGTACGGCACCATCGAGGTAACTCGAAATGCGTGGGGCCACCATAACCAACTCGGTTTTGAAATCTTTGGCACCAAAGGCTCTATCGCTTTCGATTACCAGCGTCTTAATGAGCTGCGTGTTGCTTTCGCAGATGATCCGAAGGATGCTTTCGGTTTCCGTACCATTTACTCGGGCCCTCATCAGCCATTCGGTGACAAGCTCTGGCCTGTTGCCGGCATGGGCCAAGGCTATATCGATATCAAATCGATCGAGTGGTACAACTTCCTGAAGGCGATCGCCGAGAAGGGTCAGGCTTCGCCTAACTTTGACGATGGTCTGCAGATCGAGCGTATCGCCGATGCCATCTTGACTTCTGGTGTAAGCGGCGAGTGGGAAGAAATCGAGCAACCTGCTTGA